One stretch of Pseudomonadota bacterium DNA includes these proteins:
- a CDS encoding thiolase family protein produces MQEAVIVASVRSPGGRYKKGGLAQTRGDEIGIQVVKGLLARVPKLKPEDVDDLICGCAFPEAEQGMNIGRVISLGAGLPIETCGMTVNRFCSSGIQAIADATAKIQAGWSDVIIAGGAESMSHIPMGGSIFRPHPGWNDLPNTYVSMGITAENVAERYKISREDQDKVGMESNRRAHEAIEAGKFKEQIIPINAWKYSTDKHGKKIHVEVPFEMDDGVRWPASLEKMAKLKSPFKAGGVVTAANSSQMTDGASFALIMSAEKAKKLGLEPLAKLTNYAVAGVEPEVMGVGPAFAIPKVLQQAGLKTKDIELFEINEAFASQCIYSLRQLGLEKRYWDGDINPNGGAIALGHPLGCTGAKLTTQLIYELKRRKLKRGIVSMCIGGGMGAAGIIEML; encoded by the coding sequence ATGCAGGAAGCAGTTATTGTTGCCTCGGTAAGAAGCCCGGGTGGACGCTATAAAAAGGGGGGGCTGGCCCAGACCAGGGGCGATGAAATCGGCATCCAGGTAGTTAAAGGTCTTTTGGCCCGGGTTCCAAAGCTTAAACCGGAAGATGTTGATGATTTGATCTGCGGTTGTGCCTTCCCGGAAGCGGAACAGGGGATGAATATCGGCAGGGTGATCAGTCTCGGTGCCGGTTTGCCCATCGAAACCTGCGGCATGACCGTTAATCGTTTCTGCTCTTCGGGGATTCAGGCAATTGCCGATGCAACCGCTAAAATTCAGGCTGGCTGGTCAGATGTCATCATTGCCGGCGGGGCTGAAAGCATGAGCCATATTCCCATGGGTGGCAGTATTTTTCGTCCCCATCCGGGATGGAATGACTTGCCCAACACCTATGTATCCATGGGTATTACGGCTGAAAACGTGGCGGAAAGATACAAAATATCCCGGGAAGACCAGGATAAGGTGGGAATGGAAAGTAATCGTCGGGCCCATGAAGCGATAGAAGCGGGAAAATTCAAGGAGCAGATCATTCCCATCAATGCCTGGAAGTATTCTACTGATAAACATGGGAAAAAGATTCATGTCGAGGTTCCTTTTGAAATGGATGATGGTGTACGCTGGCCGGCATCGCTGGAAAAAATGGCGAAGCTGAAATCGCCATTCAAAGCGGGAGGTGTAGTCACTGCGGCTAATTCATCACAAATGACCGACGGCGCTTCCTTTGCTTTGATTATGAGTGCTGAAAAGGCGAAAAAACTGGGTTTGGAGCCGTTGGCAAAATTGACTAATTACGCGGTTGCCGGGGTGGAACCGGAAGTCATGGGAGTAGGCCCGGCATTTGCCATTCCAAAAGTTTTGCAGCAGGCTGGACTTAAAACCAAAGATATTGAGCTTTTTGAAATTAATGAGGCATTTGCCTCTCAGTGCATCTATTCCCTGCGCCAACTGGGTCTGGAAAAGCGTTATTGGGATGGTGATATCAATCCTAATGGCGGCGCCATCGCCCTCGGACATCCACTTGGCTGTACCGGGGCTAAATTGACAACTCAACTGATTTATGAGTTGAAAAGGCGAAAGCTGAAACGGGGTATTGTTTCCATGTGTATCGGCGGAGGGATGGGGGCGGCCGGCATTATTGAAATGTTGTAG
- a CDS encoding 3-hydroxyacyl-CoA dehydrogenase/enoyl-CoA hydratase family protein translates to MSYEIKKAAVLGAGVMGATIAAHLTNAGIECLLLDIVPFELTEADQQQGLTRENPKWRNSFAARGLKGALKSKPASFYSKKNAEMITIGNFEDDLEKLSQVDWVIEVVVENLEIKQELFAKVAKVISKKCIVSTNTSGLPIRDISAKLTKSLKKRFLGVHFFNPPRYMKLVEIIPGEETDDDVVGFMTSFCEDVLGKGAVLCKDVPNFVGNRIGVFDIANAINIMVEKNLSVPELDAIIGKALGRPGSSICGTMDLVGTDVGFHVMNNLYAAVPDDEMREMFVPREFMVKMVENKWLGNKTRQGFYKKTKDEKGKRLKLALDYRTMEYVSFEKPRYASLQAAKKEPGGFAAKLRRLFQGNDVAAEVIREYLCRNFIYAANRIPEICDTVVAIDNTMKWGYNHKLGPFELWDVLGVQEVVKVMAELKLKVPKKISEMLKAGHTSFYLRQDDGLYYYDFASQDYVKLEQNPKIILLPPLKERNRVVASNAGASLIDIGDGVACLEFHTKMNAIDGDVGTMIYESCDIVEKDFLGLVVANHGTNFSVGANLFQVFVAIQQGDWDILDKMIHDFQYANMRLKYAARPVVIAPAGMALGGGCEISLHGDRCQPCGETYMGLVEVGVGVIPAGGGTKELMVRCTEGIPDGTIANGLNMQTHYQKAFENIGMAKVATSAVEAMELGYIRKTDAISMNRDQQIYDAKNVALGLARFYRQPKPVMIPVMGENFRGMVDSILYNMKAGNYISDYDEYVAKKLAGVLSGGDCAEGTFVSEDLILDLEREAFLSLCGETKTQDRMMYMLKNGKPLRN, encoded by the coding sequence ATGTCATATGAAATTAAAAAAGCTGCGGTTTTAGGTGCCGGGGTTATGGGTGCCACTATCGCCGCCCACCTGACCAATGCCGGCATTGAGTGTTTGTTGCTTGATATTGTGCCATTTGAGCTGACCGAGGCAGACCAGCAGCAGGGATTGACCCGGGAAAATCCAAAATGGCGCAACAGCTTTGCGGCCCGGGGTCTGAAAGGAGCCCTGAAATCAAAGCCTGCCAGCTTCTATAGTAAAAAAAATGCGGAGATGATCACCATCGGTAATTTTGAAGATGATCTGGAAAAACTGTCTCAGGTTGACTGGGTGATAGAGGTCGTGGTTGAAAATCTGGAGATAAAGCAGGAGTTGTTCGCTAAAGTGGCAAAGGTGATCAGCAAAAAGTGTATTGTTTCCACCAATACCTCGGGGCTGCCCATTAGAGATATTTCTGCCAAGCTGACAAAATCCTTGAAAAAAAGATTTCTGGGGGTTCATTTTTTTAATCCTCCCCGTTATATGAAACTGGTGGAGATTATCCCCGGCGAGGAAACGGATGACGATGTTGTTGGTTTTATGACTTCTTTTTGTGAGGATGTCCTGGGGAAGGGAGCGGTGCTCTGCAAGGATGTGCCGAACTTTGTCGGCAACCGCATCGGGGTTTTCGATATTGCCAATGCTATTAACATTATGGTGGAAAAGAATTTATCAGTGCCGGAACTGGATGCGATTATCGGTAAGGCCCTCGGCCGGCCTGGCTCATCTATTTGTGGGACTATGGATCTGGTGGGCACTGACGTCGGGTTCCATGTCATGAATAATCTTTATGCGGCGGTTCCCGATGATGAAATGCGGGAGATGTTCGTGCCCCGCGAGTTCATGGTAAAAATGGTCGAAAATAAATGGCTGGGGAATAAAACCAGGCAGGGCTTTTATAAAAAAACCAAAGATGAAAAAGGTAAACGGCTGAAACTGGCGCTTGATTACCGGACGATGGAATATGTTTCTTTTGAAAAGCCCAGGTATGCATCACTACAGGCGGCAAAAAAGGAGCCGGGTGGCTTTGCTGCCAAGTTGCGGCGTCTGTTTCAGGGAAACGATGTGGCAGCTGAAGTGATTAGAGAATATCTCTGTCGTAATTTTATTTATGCGGCCAACCGAATTCCTGAAATCTGTGATACGGTGGTTGCCATCGATAATACCATGAAGTGGGGGTATAATCATAAGCTTGGACCTTTTGAGCTCTGGGATGTGCTGGGGGTGCAAGAGGTTGTCAAAGTGATGGCAGAGCTGAAACTGAAAGTGCCGAAAAAGATCAGTGAGATGCTCAAAGCCGGCCATACTTCTTTTTATCTGCGTCAGGATGATGGTCTCTACTATTATGATTTTGCCAGTCAGGATTATGTCAAGCTGGAGCAAAATCCGAAAATTATTTTATTGCCACCCCTTAAAGAGCGTAACCGGGTGGTAGCTTCCAATGCCGGCGCCAGCCTCATTGATATTGGTGACGGGGTGGCCTGCCTGGAATTTCATACTAAAATGAATGCCATTGACGGTGATGTCGGCACCATGATCTATGAGAGCTGCGATATTGTTGAAAAAGATTTCCTCGGGTTGGTGGTGGCCAATCATGGCACAAACTTTTCAGTCGGGGCTAATCTTTTTCAAGTTTTTGTTGCTATCCAGCAGGGCGATTGGGATATCCTGGATAAGATGATCCATGATTTTCAATATGCCAACATGCGGCTCAAATATGCTGCCAGGCCGGTGGTTATTGCCCCGGCTGGAATGGCGCTTGGAGGTGGCTGCGAAATTTCCCTGCATGGTGATCGCTGTCAGCCCTGCGGTGAAACCTACATGGGCCTGGTTGAGGTGGGAGTTGGGGTGATCCCTGCCGGCGGTGGCACCAAAGAGTTGATGGTTCGCTGTACTGAAGGGATTCCTGATGGAACTATAGCCAATGGTCTTAATATGCAGACACATTACCAGAAGGCGTTTGAGAATATCGGCATGGCCAAGGTGGCTACCAGTGCGGTGGAAGCGATGGAACTTGGCTATATCCGTAAAACGGATGCCATCAGCATGAATCGTGATCAGCAGATTTACGATGCCAAGAATGTTGCTCTGGGTCTGGCCCGCTTTTATCGGCAACCAAAACCTGTCATGATTCCGGTAATGGGAGAAAACTTCCGGGGGATGGTGGATTCTATCTTGTATAACATGAAGGCCGGTAACTATATTTCCGACTACGATGAGTATGTGGCTAAAAAACTGGCCGGGGTGCTTTCCGGTGGTGACTGTGCCGAGGGCACCTTTGTTTCCGAGGATCTGATCCTTGATCTTGAGCGGGAAGCTTTCTTAAGTCTATGTGGGGAGACAAAAACCCAGGATCGGATGATGTACATGTTGAAAAACGGTAAACCATTACGGAATTAA
- a CDS encoding acyl-CoA dehydrogenase, producing the protein MSNGLVNIRDQKFILFEQLKVDSLFAAGKYQDYTVEDVNMLIGEAEKMAVNEILPTYSLGDQQGCTFKDGQVAAPPCFHEPYKKYCEAGWNAAHRSVEVGGQGMPLTVFSACAELFNAANFAFVMYPGLTCGAGGLIEKYGTETQQRKYMDKMYTGQWGGTMCLTEAGAGSDVGALKTRAKLLSDGRYQITGSKCFISSGDHDLAENNIHAVLARIEGDPLGTDGISLFIVPKIKVNEDGSLGDSNDVLTGNIEHKMGIKGSATCTLNFGEEENCIGELLGEERQGMAIMFNMMNEARLEVGMQGLGHATAAYEHSLDYARERVQSRPIWEFSNPAAKGVPIIEHPDIRRSLLWMKAYVEGIRAMNYFVAYAIDRAEIAETPEQQDYWHGFAELMTPVCKAFSSDKAVEICSLAIDVYGGYGYCSEYPVEQYLRDAKIACLYEGTNGIQALDLVGRKLAQRHGENVRNLLQEIGKTAAQLQKNEILQKYAAILGESLQAVGDLTKNFGLWSGGSGLIIPILNARPYLMIFGDLMVGWQLLQAAGIAVEKLQVIFQEAGAEDKAAQRALARTNEEAAFYEGKIAAAKYFTVEVLSILKSRCQSVEMREKIAVEMLDASFGM; encoded by the coding sequence ATGAGTAATGGACTGGTTAATATCAGAGACCAGAAATTTATCCTTTTTGAACAGCTTAAGGTTGATAGCCTGTTTGCTGCCGGAAAGTATCAGGATTATACGGTTGAGGATGTCAATATGCTGATTGGTGAAGCGGAAAAAATGGCGGTAAATGAAATTCTGCCTACCTATAGCCTCGGTGATCAGCAGGGATGTACTTTTAAAGATGGGCAGGTTGCCGCGCCTCCCTGTTTTCATGAACCTTATAAAAAATACTGTGAGGCCGGTTGGAACGCCGCCCACAGGTCAGTGGAAGTTGGCGGTCAGGGAATGCCGTTGACCGTTTTTTCGGCCTGTGCCGAGTTGTTCAATGCCGCCAATTTTGCCTTTGTCATGTATCCGGGCCTGACCTGCGGCGCTGGTGGACTGATTGAAAAATACGGCACGGAAACCCAGCAGCGAAAATATATGGATAAAATGTATACTGGCCAATGGGGCGGAACCATGTGCCTGACCGAGGCTGGTGCCGGCAGTGATGTGGGAGCCCTGAAAACCCGAGCCAAACTGCTGTCGGACGGACGTTATCAAATTACTGGATCTAAATGTTTTATTTCCAGTGGTGATCATGATTTGGCCGAGAATAATATTCATGCGGTTCTGGCTCGGATTGAAGGAGATCCTCTGGGAACGGATGGCATATCATTGTTTATCGTGCCAAAAATAAAAGTTAATGAAGATGGCTCTCTGGGCGATTCCAATGATGTGCTTACCGGCAATATTGAGCATAAAATGGGGATTAAAGGATCAGCAACCTGTACCCTGAATTTTGGCGAGGAGGAAAATTGTATTGGCGAACTTCTTGGTGAAGAGCGCCAGGGGATGGCCATCATGTTCAACATGATGAATGAGGCCCGGTTGGAAGTGGGAATGCAGGGATTAGGACATGCCACGGCCGCCTATGAACATTCTCTTGATTATGCCCGTGAACGCGTCCAGAGCCGACCGATTTGGGAGTTCAGCAATCCTGCGGCCAAAGGGGTGCCGATCATTGAACATCCTGATATCCGGCGTTCGCTACTCTGGATGAAAGCCTATGTGGAGGGAATCCGGGCGATGAATTATTTTGTTGCTTATGCCATCGACCGGGCTGAAATTGCTGAAACCCCGGAGCAACAGGATTATTGGCATGGCTTTGCTGAGTTGATGACGCCGGTATGTAAAGCTTTCTCGTCTGATAAGGCCGTTGAAATCTGTTCATTGGCGATTGATGTCTATGGTGGCTATGGATATTGCAGTGAATATCCAGTGGAACAATACCTGCGAGACGCGAAAATTGCCTGTCTCTATGAAGGTACCAATGGGATTCAGGCCCTTGATCTGGTGGGCCGAAAACTGGCTCAGCGCCATGGTGAAAATGTCCGTAATCTGTTGCAGGAAATCGGAAAAACAGCAGCCCAGCTCCAGAAAAATGAAATCCTGCAAAAATATGCTGCTATTTTGGGGGAATCATTACAGGCTGTGGGCGATCTAACCAAAAATTTTGGTCTTTGGTCAGGAGGTTCTGGGTTGATTATTCCCATCCTCAATGCCCGTCCTTATTTGATGATTTTTGGTGATCTGATGGTGGGCTGGCAATTGCTGCAGGCTGCCGGAATCGCGGTGGAAAAATTACAAGTTATTTTTCAGGAGGCCGGAGCGGAAGATAAAGCAGCTCAACGGGCTCTGGCTCGTACTAATGAAGAAGCAGCTTTTTATGAAGGCAAGATAGCCGCAGCAAAATATTTTACCGTTGAGGTGTTAAGTATTCTTAAGAGCCGATGCCAAAGTGTTGAGATGCGGGAAAAGATCGCCGTGGAAATGCTGGATGCTTCATTTGGTATGTAA
- a CDS encoding TetR/AcrR family transcriptional regulator, whose protein sequence is MNSKVPAEPRKREKYMTIIDAALEVFAEYGYHDCQVAKIARQAGIADGTIYLYFANKEDVLVSVFREKMSEYINQLKVLLQNHDTAVDKLSALVHYHFSYMEKNPSMANFLQIQLRQSDTYIRSGIAEPLKHYYQLIETLVEAGKQQGSINPRINTKVAREVIFGSMDEIVSCWVFSSRKYSLSKNADDVLAILKSGLTVPEP, encoded by the coding sequence ATGAATAGTAAAGTTCCCGCTGAGCCCCGAAAACGGGAAAAATATATGACCATTATTGATGCGGCCTTGGAAGTCTTTGCTGAATATGGTTACCATGATTGCCAGGTGGCCAAAATTGCCCGTCAGGCAGGGATTGCCGATGGAACCATCTACCTGTATTTTGCTAACAAGGAAGATGTGCTGGTTTCTGTTTTTCGCGAAAAAATGAGCGAGTATATCAACCAGTTGAAGGTTTTATTGCAGAACCATGATACGGCCGTTGATAAACTTTCAGCCCTGGTGCATTATCATTTCAGCTACATGGAAAAAAACCCTTCCATGGCCAATTTTCTCCAAATTCAACTTCGGCAGTCCGATACCTATATCCGTTCAGGAATCGCCGAACCACTGAAACACTATTATCAACTGATTGAAACGCTGGTTGAAGCAGGAAAGCAGCAGGGCAGTATTAATCCTCGGATTAATACGAAGGTAGCTCGTGAAGTAATTTTTGGCAGCATGGATGAAATTGTCAGTTGCTGGGTATTCAGCTCCCGGAAATATTCCCTCAGTAAAAATGCCGATGATGTCCTGGCAATTCTCAAAAGCGGATTGACAGTCCCTGAACCGTAG
- a CDS encoding long-chain fatty acid--CoA ligase has translation YGNDRAMMVKRSGVYADISWNEWAENVRHIAAGLLSRGLQPGDKVALLSENRPEWAFIDLAILNTGAADVPVYPTNRPAQVAYIINNSESAVIFVSTEEQLRKVLEVKRSCSWLKTIVVIDHGIDDALLADESVITLSFLEAEGKSWLQQNPGKLGELKAQIKPDDLATIIYTSGTTGDPKGVMLTHENFYRNCQGAVSMNEVTHDDIALSHLPLSHVLERMAGYYLMIYAGATIAYAEAIDMVPLNMEEVGPTIMVSVPRLFEKIYAKIYDAALHSSGLKKSLMFWAFGVADKIASCKEEKKEPSVFLGWQYGLAKKLVFSKMGEKLGGRLRFFVSGGAPLPKKIAEFFYATGYFILEGYGLTETSPVLAVNTIEELKFGTVGKLIPDVQVKIADDGEILAKGPNISPGYYKNPQATRDAFVDGWFCTGDIGNLDAEGYLSITDRKKDLIVTAGGKNIAPQHLENLLKLDAYISEVMLYGDKQRFVSALLVPDYENLEEYALGHDVLYTDIRGLLEDPEIIRLFEQRIKKVQEENEIPNYEQVKKFILLDSDFTMDKEEITPTLKLRRKIVTAKYQQQLDALYE, from the coding sequence TACGGCAATGATCGGGCGATGATGGTCAAGCGGAGTGGGGTATATGCTGATATAAGTTGGAATGAATGGGCTGAAAATGTTCGCCATATTGCTGCCGGTTTATTGTCTCGAGGTTTACAGCCGGGGGATAAGGTGGCCCTGCTATCAGAGAATCGCCCTGAATGGGCTTTTATCGATCTTGCTATTCTCAATACTGGGGCTGCAGATGTCCCTGTCTATCCCACCAATAGACCCGCCCAGGTTGCCTATATTATAAATAATTCTGAATCAGCGGTTATTTTTGTTTCCACTGAAGAGCAACTGCGCAAAGTCCTGGAAGTAAAACGATCCTGTTCCTGGTTGAAAACCATCGTCGTGATTGATCATGGTATTGATGATGCTTTACTGGCGGATGAGAGTGTTATTACCCTGTCGTTTCTGGAAGCGGAAGGGAAATCGTGGTTACAGCAGAACCCGGGTAAGCTGGGTGAACTGAAGGCTCAAATAAAACCTGATGATCTGGCAACCATTATCTATACTTCCGGGACCACTGGTGATCCTAAAGGTGTCATGCTTACGCATGAAAACTTTTACCGTAACTGTCAGGGTGCTGTCTCCATGAATGAGGTTACCCATGATGACATTGCCCTTTCACATCTTCCCTTGAGCCATGTTCTGGAAAGGATGGCTGGTTACTACTTGATGATTTATGCCGGAGCAACCATTGCCTATGCCGAAGCCATTGATATGGTGCCGTTGAATATGGAGGAGGTGGGTCCGACGATCATGGTCAGTGTTCCCCGGCTCTTTGAAAAGATATATGCTAAGATCTATGACGCTGCATTGCATAGCTCCGGGCTGAAAAAAAGCCTGATGTTCTGGGCCTTCGGGGTTGCGGACAAAATTGCTTCCTGTAAGGAAGAAAAAAAAGAACCTTCAGTTTTTCTGGGTTGGCAGTATGGCTTGGCCAAAAAATTGGTGTTCAGTAAGATGGGGGAAAAATTGGGTGGCCGTTTGCGGTTTTTTGTTTCCGGCGGGGCGCCCTTGCCTAAGAAGATAGCCGAGTTTTTTTACGCTACCGGTTATTTTATTCTGGAAGGATATGGTTTGACTGAAACCTCTCCGGTCCTGGCGGTGAATACGATAGAAGAGCTCAAGTTTGGTACCGTTGGTAAGCTGATCCCTGATGTACAGGTGAAAATTGCCGATGATGGTGAAATCCTGGCCAAAGGACCCAATATAAGCCCGGGCTATTATAAAAATCCTCAAGCAACCAGGGACGCTTTTGTGGACGGCTGGTTTTGTACTGGTGATATAGGCAACCTGGATGCCGAAGGATATCTGAGCATTACCGACCGGAAGAAAGATCTGATTGTCACTGCCGGCGGTAAGAATATTGCCCCGCAGCACTTGGAAAATTTATTGAAGCTGGATGCATATATCAGTGAAGTTATGCTCTATGGTGATAAACAGCGGTTTGTCTCGGCATTGCTGGTGCCGGATTATGAAAATCTTGAAGAGTATGCGCTGGGCCATGATGTCCTTTATACCGATATCAGGGGTTTGCTCGAAGATCCAGAGATTATCAGGCTTTTTGAACAGCGAATTAAAAAAGTACAAGAGGAAAATGAGATACCTAATTATGAACAGGTGAAAAAATTTATTCTTTTAGACAGTGATTTCACCATGGATAAGGAAGAGATAACTCCTACTTTGAAGTTGCGGCGAAAAATTGTGACCGCTAAATATCAGCAGCAACTGGATGCTTTATATGAATAG